One genomic window of Cellulophaga sp. Hel_I_12 includes the following:
- a CDS encoding ATP cone domain-containing protein, whose translation MKHPINIVKYSGDVVAFDVDKLINSLRRSQASEELIQQIVGQVEDQLYEGITTKKIYQMAFKMLKGKSRVSASKYKLKKALMELGPSGFPFEKLVGKLLAHEGFSTQVGVIVQGNCVQHEVDVIAQKDNTHYMIECKYHSDQGRFCNVKIPLYIHSRFLDVEKQWKRQKGHEAKLHKGGVYTNTRFTSDAVKYGKCVGLLLTSWDYPIGDGLKDRIDKSGLHPLTALTTLTKAEKTKLLDEGIVLCKELHETPKILEQVGVPKSRHKKVLEDSRELCEIH comes from the coding sequence ATGAAACATCCAATAAACATAGTAAAATATTCGGGCGACGTGGTAGCCTTTGATGTGGATAAACTTATCAATTCATTAAGACGTTCGCAAGCAAGTGAGGAATTGATTCAGCAAATAGTAGGGCAAGTTGAAGACCAATTATATGAAGGCATTACCACCAAAAAAATCTATCAAATGGCATTTAAAATGCTAAAAGGTAAGTCGAGAGTAAGTGCTTCAAAATACAAACTCAAAAAAGCCCTGATGGAATTAGGTCCTTCTGGCTTCCCATTTGAGAAGTTAGTAGGCAAACTACTGGCACACGAAGGATTTTCAACACAGGTTGGTGTAATAGTTCAAGGCAATTGCGTTCAGCACGAAGTGGATGTAATAGCCCAAAAAGACAATACCCATTATATGATTGAATGTAAATACCACAGTGACCAAGGTCGCTTTTGCAACGTTAAAATTCCCTTATATATCCACTCAAGATTTTTAGATGTTGAAAAACAATGGAAACGTCAAAAAGGTCACGAAGCCAAGCTTCATAAAGGAGGCGTTTACACCAATACACGATTTACAAGTGATGCGGTGAAATATGGTAAATGCGTGGGGCTATTATTGACAAGTTGGGATTATCCAATTGGTGACGGTTTAAAAGACAGAATAGATAAATCGGGGCTGCATCCATTAACAGCATTAACAACACTTACCAAAGCTGAAAAAACAAAACTATTGGATGAAGGTATCGTACTCTGTAAAGAGCTTCACGAAACCCCAAAAATTTTAGAACAAGTAGGAGTGCCAAAATCAAGACACAAAAAGGTTCTCGAAGATTCAAGAGAATTATGTGAAATTCATTAG
- a CDS encoding universal stress protein, producing MKNILVPTDFSENCTKAAHLGIKMAKTYNAEIHFLHQMTTPVDWVKLDKLKEKRYPETLKQIGTAKANLRELEKIAEHEGLKCRTFLQFDSGQKDILEHSGHFHHDFIITGSSGTKGRVREITGSNVEKIVRKANAPIIVVKEEEVTFPFKDILFVSNFEEDVSHPFQAVLSIAEKCDAKIHLLRINTETDFNSINAGLNPVKQFLEKFPALKNFSMSVHNESSVEAGINTFLKHQPADLIAMSTHGKTGFLSLFSKSIAEGVTNHSELPVMTIHIKK from the coding sequence ATGAAAAATATACTTGTACCTACCGATTTCTCTGAAAACTGTACTAAAGCTGCACATCTCGGGATTAAAATGGCAAAAACATACAATGCAGAAATACACTTTCTACATCAAATGACAACACCTGTGGATTGGGTAAAATTAGACAAACTCAAAGAAAAGCGTTATCCAGAAACCTTAAAGCAAATAGGTACTGCAAAGGCTAATTTACGTGAACTCGAAAAAATAGCAGAACACGAAGGTCTTAAATGCCGAACCTTTCTTCAGTTCGATTCAGGACAAAAAGATATTTTGGAACATTCTGGTCATTTCCATCACGACTTTATCATTACAGGTAGTAGCGGAACAAAGGGTCGTGTACGGGAGATAACAGGCAGTAATGTTGAGAAAATTGTCCGAAAGGCTAATGCCCCGATTATTGTGGTCAAAGAAGAGGAAGTAACATTTCCCTTTAAGGACATTCTGTTCGTATCAAATTTTGAAGAAGATGTGAGTCATCCGTTTCAAGCGGTGCTTTCAATAGCTGAAAAATGCGATGCTAAAATTCATTTGTTACGTATAAATACAGAAACAGACTTTAATAGTATCAACGCTGGATTAAACCCTGTCAAGCAATTTCTTGAAAAGTTTCCCGCCTTAAAAAACTTTTCTATGAGTGTTCATAACGAATCTTCAGTAGAGGCAGGTATTAATACATTTTTAAAACATCAGCCAGCAGATTTAATTGCGATGAGTACCCACGGAAAGACAGGTTTTTTGAGCCTATTTTCAAAAAGTATTGCCGAAGGTGTAACCAATCATTCAGAACTTCCTGTAATGACCATACATATTAAAAAATGA
- a CDS encoding SDR family oxidoreductase produces the protein MNRVKNKVAIVTGGASGLGKSSAILLAREGAKIVVTDIDEEDGKKVVQQIKANGGEAIFIKQDVSKEDEWKNVIETTLKTFGKLHILVNSAGIGLGGTVEEVTLEDWKNLIDVNLNGTFLGTQYGIKGMKETGEGGSIINFSSIEGLIGDPNLPAYNASKGGVTIFTKSAALHCARQGYGIRINSIHPAYIWTPMVENFLKAQGDVEEGKKQLESLHPVGHLGEPDDIGYGVVYLASDESKFMTGSELVIDGGYTAQ, from the coding sequence ATGAATCGAGTAAAAAATAAAGTAGCCATTGTCACAGGAGGTGCCTCTGGTCTAGGGAAATCAAGTGCTATTTTATTAGCACGTGAAGGAGCAAAAATCGTTGTTACAGATATAGATGAAGAAGATGGAAAAAAGGTAGTCCAACAAATCAAAGCTAACGGTGGGGAGGCTATATTCATTAAACAAGATGTATCCAAAGAAGATGAATGGAAAAATGTCATTGAGACCACGCTCAAAACTTTCGGAAAATTACACATATTAGTTAATTCTGCCGGAATAGGATTAGGTGGAACTGTAGAAGAAGTTACCCTTGAAGATTGGAAAAACCTCATAGATGTAAACCTAAATGGCACTTTTTTAGGTACTCAGTATGGTATAAAGGGTATGAAGGAAACTGGAGAAGGTGGTTCCATTATCAACTTCTCTTCCATTGAAGGACTTATCGGGGACCCTAACCTACCTGCTTATAACGCAAGCAAAGGCGGTGTTACCATATTCACGAAATCTGCTGCCCTGCATTGTGCAAGACAAGGCTACGGAATCCGTATCAATTCTATACATCCTGCTTATATCTGGACACCAATGGTAGAAAATTTTCTGAAAGCTCAAGGTGATGTAGAAGAAGGCAAAAAGCAATTAGAAAGTTTGCATCCTGTTGGCCATTTGGGAGAGCCTGATGATATAGGCTATGGAGTCGTCTATCTAGCTTCGGATGAATCCAAGTTTATGACTGGTTCTGAATTGGTAATCGATGGTGGCTATACCGCACAATAA
- a CDS encoding 2-hydroxyacid dehydrogenase: protein MKTTVFSTHKFEEPYLVKANDGKHQLKLLESRLTQETAILATGSKAVSLFTGDDASAHILEKFNAFGVKYIALRSAGFNHVDLAKAAELDMKVARVPAYSPYAIAEHTMALILALNRKLIKAHNRVRDQNFSLNGLTGFDLNGKTVGVIGTGKIGSVLVKILHGFGCKILVQDVIVDENLINSYNVIYTNCETICKQSDIISLHVPLTSSTKHLIDAKHISLMKQGVMLINTSRGGLVDTKAVIEGLKTKKIGYFGIDVYEEEEGLFFEDHSDDILQDDVIARLMTFNNVLITSHQAFLTETALTNIAETTIYNLDCFDKGKVSGNEVS, encoded by the coding sequence ATGAAAACAACAGTATTCAGCACGCATAAGTTTGAAGAGCCGTATCTCGTAAAAGCGAATGATGGCAAGCATCAATTAAAGCTGCTTGAAAGTCGTTTAACTCAAGAAACTGCTATTCTCGCAACAGGTTCTAAAGCAGTAAGTCTATTTACGGGCGATGATGCCTCGGCACACATTCTTGAAAAATTCAATGCTTTTGGCGTAAAATATATTGCTCTGCGTTCAGCAGGATTCAATCACGTGGATTTAGCAAAAGCAGCTGAACTGGATATGAAGGTGGCACGTGTTCCAGCCTATTCCCCTTATGCCATTGCAGAGCATACAATGGCACTCATACTTGCATTAAACCGAAAATTGATTAAAGCACACAACAGGGTTCGTGACCAGAATTTCTCATTGAACGGTCTTACCGGTTTCGACCTCAATGGAAAAACCGTCGGCGTTATCGGGACTGGAAAAATTGGGTCTGTATTGGTAAAAATACTACACGGTTTTGGTTGTAAAATACTTGTTCAGGATGTCATTGTGGATGAAAATTTAATCAATTCCTACAATGTAATCTATACCAATTGTGAAACTATTTGTAAGCAGTCCGATATCATAAGCTTACACGTACCACTAACGTCTTCAACGAAACACTTGATTGATGCAAAACATATTTCATTAATGAAGCAAGGCGTAATGCTTATCAATACAAGTCGTGGAGGATTGGTCGATACCAAAGCTGTTATCGAAGGATTGAAAACTAAAAAAATTGGGTATTTCGGAATAGATGTGTATGAGGAAGAAGAAGGATTGTTCTTTGAAGACCATTCCGATGACATTTTGCAAGACGATGTGATTGCCCGATTAATGACCTTCAACAATGTTTTGATAACCAGTCATCAGGCCTTTTTAACCGAAACTGCATTGACAAATATTGCTGAAACCACAATATATAATCTGGATTGTTTTGATAAAGGCAAAGTTTCAGGAAACGAAGTTTCTTGA
- a CDS encoding MgtC/SapB family protein: MIEAFKNINPFILGLLISLGIGLILGLEREYDKLKEEQGFAGIRTFPIVAIIGFILGNLSTTYTPWLVIIIAAAFLLFLSLSHLSIVQKHIMTGITTNMALFATLILGVMVANHLHKEAVATAVIIVTLLSLKTTFNTFIKNITSEELFAFIKFSIIALLILPFLPNQDYGPEGLLNPFEIGAIIVIVSFLNFIGYFLVKYVGSKRGILLTAILGGLISSTAVAWIYASRSKESPELSKEYAAGIIIASAIMFPRLAILAYIFNSAILLNLVIPFTILTLICLISALLFIKKNTDVTKTAINLGNPLNIWNALGFGGIYVVILFAVFYGNQFFGESGLYYSALIAGLADTDAITISMAKFGSLEEKLTLATNVIITATISNMIVKLGITYFKGSKKTGKLVMLIFGTVVIVGLVYILIQLGN; encoded by the coding sequence ATGATAGAAGCCTTTAAAAATATCAACCCTTTCATCCTTGGACTGCTCATCAGTCTGGGCATTGGCCTTATTCTTGGGCTGGAACGTGAATACGATAAATTGAAGGAAGAACAAGGCTTTGCAGGTATAAGAACCTTCCCAATTGTTGCCATTATTGGTTTTATATTGGGAAATCTTTCCACAACCTATACACCTTGGTTGGTCATTATAATTGCAGCAGCATTTCTTTTGTTTCTGTCTTTGAGTCATCTTTCCATAGTACAAAAGCATATTATGACTGGTATTACCACCAATATGGCATTATTCGCTACTTTGATTTTGGGTGTTATGGTTGCCAATCATTTGCATAAGGAAGCAGTTGCTACTGCGGTTATCATAGTTACTCTGTTATCGTTGAAAACGACATTTAATACCTTCATTAAAAATATTACTTCCGAAGAGCTTTTCGCCTTTATTAAGTTTTCAATTATTGCGCTTCTTATTTTGCCTTTCTTACCAAATCAAGATTATGGTCCAGAGGGATTGCTTAACCCTTTTGAGATTGGAGCCATCATAGTGATTGTCTCTTTTCTGAATTTCATCGGCTATTTTCTTGTAAAATATGTAGGTTCTAAACGTGGTATTCTGCTTACTGCTATTTTAGGTGGATTGATTTCAAGTACCGCAGTAGCTTGGATATATGCTTCGCGAAGTAAAGAATCGCCAGAACTTTCAAAAGAATATGCTGCGGGTATCATTATAGCTTCCGCAATTATGTTTCCCAGACTTGCGATTCTGGCCTATATTTTCAATAGTGCCATACTTTTAAATTTAGTCATTCCATTTACTATTCTTACCCTTATCTGCTTGATAAGCGCACTCTTATTCATCAAAAAGAATACAGATGTCACAAAAACAGCTATCAATCTGGGTAATCCGCTCAATATTTGGAACGCTCTTGGGTTTGGCGGTATTTATGTGGTCATCCTGTTTGCAGTTTTTTATGGAAATCAATTTTTTGGCGAAAGCGGTTTATACTATTCAGCCCTAATTGCAGGATTGGCAGATACGGATGCGATAACTATCAGTATGGCAAAATTTGGGTCATTGGAAGAAAAACTCACGCTGGCCACCAATGTCATTATAACAGCAACCATAAGCAATATGATTGTAAAACTTGGTATTACCTATTTCAAAGGTTCAAAAAAGACCGGGAAACTCGTGATGCTAATTTTTGGAACTGTTGTCATCGTAGGGTTAGTATATATTTTAATACAGTTAGGAAATTAA
- a CDS encoding ATP-dependent 6-phosphofructokinase, which yields MSTNKIKHIGVFTSGGDSPGMNAALYAIAKSAEAKGIKISGFRKGYEGLIDSDLIPLKSHELKKITQKGGTILKTARSKRFLELEGRKKALQTLKANNIDALIAIGGDGTFKGLLAFSEICGIPFIGIPGTIDNDIFGADYTLGFDSAVNTAIENIDKIKDTAESHNRVFIVEVMGRDSGYIAIHSGLMVGADSILIPESGKDFIYLLDKVKNYDSEDAFLVVVSEGDELGAELVSSKIKEVNPNVDLRITRLGHVQRGGNPSALDRMLGIRLGVAAVKTLLQGKKNVMVGILNNQLHLTPFEEVVKQHQVDNDLYELLELFGK from the coding sequence ATGAGCACGAATAAAATTAAACATATAGGCGTATTCACATCTGGAGGCGATAGCCCTGGGATGAATGCTGCACTATACGCCATTGCCAAATCCGCTGAAGCAAAAGGCATAAAAATAAGTGGTTTTCGAAAAGGGTATGAAGGGTTGATAGATAGTGATTTGATACCATTAAAATCTCACGAACTAAAAAAAATAACCCAAAAAGGTGGCACTATTCTCAAAACAGCACGAAGCAAACGATTTCTGGAATTAGAGGGTCGTAAAAAAGCATTGCAAACTTTAAAAGCAAATAACATAGATGCTTTAATTGCTATTGGTGGTGATGGTACTTTTAAAGGTCTATTAGCTTTTTCAGAAATATGCGGCATTCCGTTTATAGGCATTCCTGGCACTATAGACAACGATATTTTTGGTGCAGATTACACCCTTGGTTTTGATTCGGCTGTAAACACTGCCATTGAAAATATTGATAAAATAAAAGATACTGCCGAATCCCACAACCGTGTATTTATTGTTGAAGTAATGGGAAGGGATTCAGGCTACATTGCTATTCATTCCGGGTTAATGGTAGGTGCCGATTCCATCCTTATTCCCGAGAGTGGAAAGGACTTTATTTATCTATTGGACAAGGTTAAGAATTACGATAGCGAAGATGCTTTCCTTGTCGTGGTTTCAGAAGGCGATGAATTAGGTGCCGAGCTTGTTTCATCAAAAATAAAGGAAGTCAATCCCAATGTCGATTTACGGATTACGAGGCTTGGGCACGTCCAGCGAGGTGGAAATCCGTCAGCTTTAGATAGAATGTTAGGCATTAGACTTGGAGTGGCGGCTGTGAAAACACTTTTACAAGGTAAAAAAAATGTAATGGTAGGAATCTTAAATAATCAATTGCATCTAACCCCTTTTGAAGAGGTGGTCAAGCAACATCAAGTAGATAATGATTTGTATGAACTTTTAGAATTATTTGGAAAGTAA